The following nucleotide sequence is from Flavobacterium sp. N1736.
TGAGAATTTTACTGCTTTTTAACCAATTGTTTAATCAATAAAACATCAAATGCAGTTTAGAAAAATGAATCTGATACTTTTGTGCTACAAGATGAATGAAAAGTGCTATCCTGCTTTCGGGAATAAGCGTAGTTTTGACACAAATAAAATAATTAAGAATGAGTACTATTAGCCAAAAACCAAAATTTAAACCGGAATATAATAATTATATAAATGGAAAATCTAAAGCACCTGTTAAAGGAAAATATTTTGATGTTATTTCGTCAATCGACGGAAAAGCACTTACAAAAGCAGCTTATTCAGACAATGAAGATTTAGAAATAGCGGTAGATGCCGCATATAAAGCGCTTAATTCATGGCAAAAAACATCTGTTGCCGAGCGAAGTATTTTATTAAATAAGATTGCTAAAGAAATAGAAGACAATCTTGAATGTATCACTTTGCTGCAAAGTATTGACAATAGTAAAGTGGTTCGTAAAAAAGCAGTATCAGATATTCCGCTGGCTATTGATCATTTTAGGTATTTTGCAGGTTTAATGCGTACAGAAGAAAATGCTATTGAAGCGATGGATTCTCAAATTGTTTCTATTACATTATGCGATCCGTTAAAGGTTGTTACGAGGGTGATTCCGTGGAATTTTCCCGTTTTATTGGCCGTTTGGAAAATTGCACCGGCATTGGCAGCAGGAAATACAATTGTTTTAAAAGCCGACGAAAGAATGCCGTTGTCGATATTAGTTTTGATTAAGTTAATAGGATCTGTTCTTCCTCCGGGAGTTTTAAATATTGTAAACGGTTTTGACTTTGAATTTAGGTCTTCATCAAAAACAGATAAAAAAACTTCTAAAGCTGCATTTATGAGTTCTCCCACGGGAAATTCGGCAATCCGGCATATTGAAAACAGTATTTTGTTTACGCCTCAGGTAAATGGAAAATTTCCAAATATATTTGACCCGTCTGTAGCAGATCATGATGATGATTTTTTTGATAAAGCTATTGAAGGTGCTGTTTTATTTGCACTAAATCATATACTAATCAGGCAGGATATTCATGTTAAAAATAAGGGTTAGAAGTTTTATACTTTTAACCCCAAACTTTTACCTTTTTAGATTATTGACATGCAACGTTTTATATTGCTTTGGAGTAATTCCTTCGTGCTTTTTAAACACCCGTGTAAAATAATTAGCGTCTACAAAACCAGATAAATAGCAAATTTCATTAATTTGTAATTCAGGATTTTGGAGTAATTTTTTGGCATGTTTTATTTTTTCTTTCAAAATATATTCAATCGGACTCATGCCTAATTCCCGTTTAAAAAATCGATAAAATGATACGGTACTCATGCAGGCTTTTTCGCTTAAACTTTTAAGATTAATATTTCCTTTTAAATTGAGTTTGATAAATTCAGTCATTTCAAAAATCAAATTGTTAGGCTGAATAAGCGTTCCGTTATCAAGAGATTTTAAATTTTGAGTTTGTATAATCCGAATCAATAGTTCTTTTAAAGCCAAATCTGCCAGCGCATCTTTAGTAATCGATGTACTCATGCATTCTTTAAGAAGTTTGTTAATCGTTGTTGCCAGATCTGCATTATTATAGAAATAGTAATTTTGATAATCTAAGTTCCAATATTCATTATGATTTTCTTTTGGATAATTTTCGTTTAAATAAATTAAAGTATTTGTTATTTTCGATTTATCAATTGCCAATGCGAGACATTGTGTTGGATTTTTTTCTGATGCTTCAGGAAAATCGATTTTCATTTCTACGTTTGATGGAATTATAACTGTTTCACCGGGTAAATAATCAAACGCGGGATCATCAAAAAGATGCATTATCTTTTTGCCTTTTAGCATACTTGTTACTACAAAATCATTGAATTTTAGCGGTACCAAGCGGGAACATTCGTAAGTTTCAAAAATATTTAACTCACATTGACTCAGTGTATAAATGGTTCTGTTTTCGACCAGTGTTTTTAATGATTTTTCATTCGACAAATCAGGATGATTGTTGATAAAATGTTGTTTGCTCATTGTAATTAAATTTAAGAGTTTTTTAAATTTAATCAAAATAGAAGCTTTATAGGATTTAACGCCTATTAAATCAGTTCTTCAACATGTTTTTTGATGTTTTCGGCAATCTTTTTTGTTGGCAAATCATTTTCATCATCGCCAAAAGGATCTTCAATTTCCTCGGCAATAAGCTCTAAACTGGCTAAAACATAAAAGATAAAAACCACAACAGGCGCCACATAATATCCTAAGCTAATCGAATATCCAAATGGTAAAGTCATCGTATAAAAGAAAATGAATTTTTTTATGAAAGCGCTGTACGAGTAGGGAATAGGTGTGTTTTTAATTCTTTCGCAAGCGCCGCAAATATCGGTAAAAGACTGTAATTCTTCGTTTAGAATAATTAACTGATCTCCGGTAATTTTTTTGGCATCATACAAATCATTGATTTTATGAAACATCATTCTTTTTACCTGATTCGGTTTGTGTTTATAATGATCAATTTCTAAATCAACGTCTTCAAAAAGCTGTTTTCCGGTATCTGTATCTTTAAGATGTCTGTGTAAAATAGAAGCGTATGTTGGAATAAATTTTCTAAAAAACTTTCGGTCGTTTTCATCTTTCAGCATTGCCGATAGTTTGATGGCAAGGTTACGGCTGCTGTTTACAAGACCGCCCCATAATTTACGGCCTTCCCACCAACGATCATAGGCTGTATTGGTACGGAAAACAAGCAATAATGAAATCACAAAACCAAGCATTCCGTGCATAATAGGAATGTTGTGTATATAATCGTTTTTACTAAATTTAAAATATTCAACCTCCAGATAACCAACTATTGCAGCATAAATTCCAATCGCAATCATGATTGGAAATAATTTTCTAACGGTATCAGATTTATGAAAATGGAATATAAAAGTAAACCAGTCTTTGGTATTATATGAGATCATTAAAATTTGTTTTTGTAAACAAATTTAATTTAAAAATTAAGCTTTGTGTGCAATTCTTGAAAATTTTATTTAACACATAGAAACATAGACTTTTTCTTTTCTTAAAGAAGATTAAAATAAATGATACATCATTTAAACATAGTCCCGAAGCATCGGGATGCATTTAAATAAGTGAAATGCCTTTTTTGCAGTGATACAAATCTATGTTTCTATGTGTTAAAATAATTATAGACAACGAGTTAAAAATTAATATTTCCCGCCAATTCTTTTAACGCAATTTCAGATAATTTTGCTTCATATTGCGCATTGCTGTAACGCACTTTTGCATTTACATAATTAAGCTGTGCCGTTCTAAAATCAAGTGTTGTAATAGTTCCAATTCTAAATTTATCCAACGTAATTTGAAGATTTTGTTTGGCAATTGCTTCGTTATCTTCTTCAAGACCAATTAATTCAAGGTTGGTTAAATACGTTTGAAAAGCGGTACTTAATTGCGTGTTCAAAATCATATTTTGCTGTTCGATTGCAATTTGAGTATTCTCGATTTGCAATTTGGCAACTTTTTCATTTCGATGCTGATTAAAACCGTCAAAGATATTCAGCGTTGCATTAAAACCATAATTTAAACCTCTTGCAGATGACTGAGTTGTAAAGCCCAGACTCGATTGACTGTCGGCAAAATTATATCCCGAAGTTAAGTTTACCACAGGATAACGATCTGCTTTTACTTGTTTGAGTTGTAACTCGGCAATACGTTTATTAATAACCTGCGATTCTAAAGCCGGATTTTGCTTTTGTGCCAAATCCATTAAATTAGCCAGAACCAAAGTATTGTCAACCGTTACTTTATCACTTACCTTAAAGTCAATTTTAGGATCACGGGCTAAATATTGATTCAATAAAATTTTGGCATTTGCATACGATTCCTTTTGTCTTAATAACGCAACCTGATCAGAATTTAAATCTACCTGAGCATTTAAAACCTCCAATTTTGAAGCTTTCCCGATACTGAAACGATTTTGTGCCAATTCTAATCTTTGTTTAGAAATTACAATTGTAGTATCTAAAGCGGCTAATTGCTGTTGTTGCTGCACCAAATCATAATAAGAAGAATTTACCTGACCAATTTTTACCAAAATAGTTTGTTTAAGCTGAGAATCGCCCAGTTTTTGAAGCTCTTTTAACTGATCTAATCTGGCAAACATTTTCATACCGTCAAAAACAGTCCATCCTAAACTTACACCATAATTTAAACTATTGTTTTTAGCATTGTCAAGAGATGTAGATGTGCCATCCTGACGGGTTTGCGATGTATTTTGAATACTTCTGTTATCTGTAACCGAAGCTGTAGCAACAGGCAGCATTCCGGCGTTTCCAATAGTTACATTGGTTTCGTTTATTTTTGTGTTGTTTTTTGCAATTTTAATTTCAAAGTTATTTTCCAAAGCTATTTTCATAGCATCTTCAATAGTCAGAACTTCCTGTGCATTCACTTTTATGATGCAAAACAAGAATAATAGCAGCGTATTGAATAAAATTTTAGTATTCATATTGGTTTTCTTTTGCCATGAATTCACGAATTAATTTAATAAAATTCGTGAATTCATGGCTAATATTATTTATTTACTTTCTCTTTCGTATTCGTCAATATGATCAAATTCCGGATAATGTTTTCTGGCTTTAGACCACATCAAATAAATAGCAGGAATTACAAAAAGGGTTAATGCCAAAGAGAAAATAGTTCCTCCAACAATTACAACTCCCATTCCAATTCTACTTGTAGAAGCTGCTCCAAGCGACATTGCAATTGGCAAAGCGCCTAATGCAATGGCTAAACTCGTCATTAAAATAGGGCGCAAACGTGCTTCTGAAGCTTCTAAAATGGCTTCTAGTTTTGGTTTTCCCTGTTCTCGTAACTGATTCGCAAATTCGACAATCAAAATACCATTTTTGGTTACCAAACCAATAAGCATTACCGTACCAATCTGGCTAAAAATATTCCAGGTTTGATTGAATAACCATAAGGAGAATAAAGCTCCCGCAACCGCCATTGGCACCGTTAAAATAATAATAAACGGATCTATAAAACTCTCAAACTGAGCGGCAAGAATCAAAAATATTAATAATAAAGCCAATCCAAAAGCAAAAGAAGTATTCGAGCTGCTTTCGACAAAATCTCGCGATTCTCCACTTAAATCCGTTGTAAAACTCTGGTCTAAAACTTTCGCTTTAATTCGGTCCATTTCTTCAATACCGTCGCTGATACTTTTTCCCGGTGCTAAACCTGCAGAAACGGTTGCCGACATATATCTATTATTGTGATACAATTGCGGCGGATTACTTTGTTCTTCGACTTTAACCACGTTGTCCATTTGAATTAATTCTCCGTTTTTGTTTTTTACAAACATCGAAGTTAAATCCAAAGGTTTCGAACGGTCTTTTTGGTCAAATTGTCCAATAACCTGATATTGTTTTCCGTTTTTTATGAAATAGCCAAAACGCTGTCCGCTCAAAGAAAGTTGCAGCGTTTGCGCAATATCCATAATCGAAATT
It contains:
- a CDS encoding aldehyde dehydrogenase family protein, which produces MSTISQKPKFKPEYNNYINGKSKAPVKGKYFDVISSIDGKALTKAAYSDNEDLEIAVDAAYKALNSWQKTSVAERSILLNKIAKEIEDNLECITLLQSIDNSKVVRKKAVSDIPLAIDHFRYFAGLMRTEENAIEAMDSQIVSITLCDPLKVVTRVIPWNFPVLLAVWKIAPALAAGNTIVLKADERMPLSILVLIKLIGSVLPPGVLNIVNGFDFEFRSSSKTDKKTSKAAFMSSPTGNSAIRHIENSILFTPQVNGKFPNIFDPSVADHDDDFFDKAIEGAVLFALNHILIRQDIHVKNKG
- a CDS encoding AraC family transcriptional regulator, which translates into the protein MSKQHFINNHPDLSNEKSLKTLVENRTIYTLSQCELNIFETYECSRLVPLKFNDFVVTSMLKGKKIMHLFDDPAFDYLPGETVIIPSNVEMKIDFPEASEKNPTQCLALAIDKSKITNTLIYLNENYPKENHNEYWNLDYQNYYFYNNADLATTINKLLKECMSTSITKDALADLALKELLIRIIQTQNLKSLDNGTLIQPNNLIFEMTEFIKLNLKGNINLKSLSEKACMSTVSFYRFFKRELGMSPIEYILKEKIKHAKKLLQNPELQINEICYLSGFVDANYFTRVFKKHEGITPKQYKTLHVNNLKR
- a CDS encoding bestrophin family protein — its product is MISYNTKDWFTFIFHFHKSDTVRKLFPIMIAIGIYAAIVGYLEVEYFKFSKNDYIHNIPIMHGMLGFVISLLLVFRTNTAYDRWWEGRKLWGGLVNSSRNLAIKLSAMLKDENDRKFFRKFIPTYASILHRHLKDTDTGKQLFEDVDLEIDHYKHKPNQVKRMMFHKINDLYDAKKITGDQLIILNEELQSFTDICGACERIKNTPIPYSYSAFIKKFIFFYTMTLPFGYSISLGYYVAPVVVFIFYVLASLELIAEEIEDPFGDDENDLPTKKIAENIKKHVEELI
- a CDS encoding TolC family protein codes for the protein MNTKILFNTLLLFLFCIIKVNAQEVLTIEDAMKIALENNFEIKIAKNNTKINETNVTIGNAGMLPVATASVTDNRSIQNTSQTRQDGTSTSLDNAKNNSLNYGVSLGWTVFDGMKMFARLDQLKELQKLGDSQLKQTILVKIGQVNSSYYDLVQQQQQLAALDTTIVISKQRLELAQNRFSIGKASKLEVLNAQVDLNSDQVALLRQKESYANAKILLNQYLARDPKIDFKVSDKVTVDNTLVLANLMDLAQKQNPALESQVINKRIAELQLKQVKADRYPVVNLTSGYNFADSQSSLGFTTQSSARGLNYGFNATLNIFDGFNQHRNEKVAKLQIENTQIAIEQQNMILNTQLSTAFQTYLTNLELIGLEEDNEAIAKQNLQITLDKFRIGTITTLDFRTAQLNYVNAKVRYSNAQYEAKLSEIALKELAGNINF